The following proteins are encoded in a genomic region of Neurospora crassa OR74A linkage group VI, whole genome shotgun sequence:
- a CDS encoding alpha-1,3-mannosyltransferase CMT1, which produces MRREVFFALQAAFLLLVVLSLYLGHDQLSQISPSFLKPNHWIHVNGTQVPVSAAASPTAATNATTTVANPTATKPADNVPLPTVLSAANRTAYVAAIMNPDEKNLPRLECPIFNPSRYEYLSVQDDEGNADLLGIQYFFALDLRECLHLLPRLIGSIVEAIRFLGPQSCALSIIEGNSHDGTAEVLAALRPELDALTTTYYFKSSEINPKQGDRITKLAELRNLALQPMLDPNNSKLYPSEANTTVIFLNDVAACTDDILELVHQRRFLGADMTCAMDWTYAGQDPTFYDVWIARTLAGGDSFFDIPADGNWNSAWNIFWNEPTARERYLAHQPFQVFSCWNGATAFTAKPFLEKKVTFRAPRKGECMQGEPQLLCKDFWWHGYGKIAVVPTVNLEYSDEKGKKIKEAKGFTSHLIGAEGHRDDAIQWQASPPEKVKCMPDYAHQFFEEWNKTQPGV; this is translated from the exons ATGCGTCGAGAGGTGTTCTTTGCCTTGCAGGCCGCATTCCTGCTGCTGGTCGTCCTCAGTCTCTATCTCGGCCACGACCAGCTTTCCCAGATCTCGCCATCTTTCTTGAAGCCCAACCATTGGATTCACGTCAATGGGACACAGGTTCCTGTATCCGCTGCTGCCTCTCCTACCGCAGCCACAAATGCTACAACGACTGTCGCCAATCCAACCGCAACCAAGCCCGCCGACAATG TTCCATTACCCACCGTTCTCTCGGCCGCTAACCGCACTGCCTATGTCGCCGCAATCATGAACCCCGATGAAAAGAACCTTCCACGACTCGAATGCCCTATCTTCAATCCTTCGCGATACGAATACCTCTCCGTCCAAGACGATGAGGGTAATGCCGATCTATTGGGAATCCAATACTTCTTTGCCCTCGATCTCCGCGAGTGCCTGCATCTGTTGCCTCGCCTCATCGGAAGCATCGTCGAAGCCATCCGCTTCCTCGGCCCTCAAAGCTGCGCGCTCTCCATCATCGAGGGTAACTCTCACGACGGCACAGCCGAGGTTCTGGCGGCATTGCGCCCGGAGCTTGATGCACTCACCACAACATACTACTTCAAATCGAGCGAGATCAACCCCAAGCAAGGAGACCGCATTACGAAGCTTGCCGAACTCCGCAATTTGGCGCTGCAGCCCATGCTCGACCCCAACAACTCAAAGCTTTACCCTTCCGAAGCGAACACGActgtcatcttcctcaatgACGTTGCCGCTTGCACCGACGATATCCTCGAGCTGGTACACCAGCGCCGCTTCCTTGGTGCCGACATGACTTGCGCCATGGACTGGACCTATGCCGGCCAAGATCCGACCTTCTACGACGTATGGATTGCCCGGACACTGGCTGGAGGGGACTCCTTCTTCGACATTCCGGCTGACGGTAACTGGAATTCTGCCTGGAACATCTTCTGGAACGAACCTACTGCGCGTGAGCGCTATCTTGCCCATCAGCCCTTCCAGGTTTTCTCATGCTGGAACGGAGCGACCGCTTTTACCGCGAAACCCTTtctggagaagaaggtgaCATTCCGAGCTCCGAGAAAGGGAGAATGTATGCAAGGCGAGCCCCAGCTGCTTTGCAAGGACTTCTGGTGGCATGGGTATGGCAAGATCGCTGTTGTACCGACAGTCAACCTCGAGTACTCGGacgagaagggaaagaagattAAGGAGGCCAAGGGCTTCACGAGCCATCTGATTGGCGCAGAGGGTCACAGAGACGATGCCATTCAGTGGCAGGCGAGCCCGCCCGAAAAAGTCAAGTGCATGCCTGACTACGCCCATCAGTTCTTTGAGGAGTGGAACAAGACACAGCCTGGGGTATGA